In a single window of the Populus alba chromosome 16, ASM523922v2, whole genome shotgun sequence genome:
- the LOC118049673 gene encoding fra a 1-associated protein, whose translation MGWVWRDDDESDDSFQKNPNYSSSSSGEVCSTRTVVRSQCKTEEVEPGKFVRKCEKTEEVLRDCLGKPVEVLKSNKEYTEDDVTEQVVRGLLDPGKFEDGPFDFHGLRGDIQDIERHFLGGINRFFEAAEEMKNNFFDVFGDFHNGNSSSSPSKRRGIPVEGHPLTEASPKPKEPNSGDVDLSGLARDV comes from the exons ATGGGGTGGGTGTGGAGAGACGACGACGAGTCGGACGATTCCTttcaaaaaaaccctaattattCCTCTTCATCTTCTGGTGAGGTATGTTCCACGAGGACGGTGGTGAGGTCGCAGTGCAAGACGGAGGAGGTTGAGCCTGGAAAGTTCGTTAGAAAGTGCGAGAAAACCGAGGAGGTCCTTCGTGATTGCCTTGGAAA GCCTGTTGAAGTGCTGAAATCTAACAAAGAGTATACTGAAGATGATGTCACAGAGCAAGTGGTTAGAGGGTTGCTCGATCCAGGAAAGTTTGAGGATGGACCATTTGACTTCCATGGGCTTCGAGGTGATATTCAAGACATAGAACGTCACTTCCTTGGTGGCATCAACCGTTTCTTTGAAGCGGCTGAAGAGATGAAGAACAACTTCTTTGATGTTTTTGGCGACTTCCATAACGGGAATTCGTCATCCTCACCATCTAAAAGGCGAGGGATACCTGTCGAAGGCCATCCACTGACAGAAGCCTCTCCTAAACCAAAGGAGCCAAACTCCGGAGATGTCGACCTTTCGGGTTTGGCAAGAGATGTTTAA